From the genome of Venturia canescens isolate UGA chromosome 11, ASM1945775v1, whole genome shotgun sequence:
GTACTATAGAAATAGGCGACGAACACATATCCCGCTACGCAATTGTATCAGATACCTAGGCATCGAACTTCGCTGTATACTGAATATGGCACGTCACACTGAAATAATCATAGACAAGGCGCGCAAAACAATATATATGCTATCCAGAATTCTAGGCTGGAACAGTAAAATAGACGAATACATAAAATATAAACTCATCACAGCCTGTATACTGCCGATACTAGATTACGGCTTAGACTGCCTCTACCCACTGTACAGCGAAAACAACCTAAATAAGCTAGAAATAGCCTTTAAAAAAGCGATTAAAATAGCAGGAAACCTACCAAGAAGCTTCCCTATCGCTGACCTGTATGAAACGCTCGACGAAGTAAGTTTCAGAGAAAGAGCCATAACCAACTTCAAGTCACACTTAGAAAGAAtagcaacattaaataataatctAACCGGAATTGACAACGAGGTCCCTCGACCACGAAACTCCGTACTTACTCTAATACGCTAGTATCACTCATATCATATCATATGTAAATAAAACTTCATCCTATATAACATCACCATCAAAGTCGCGAAATACCGCACCAATAAAGCTAGTCACCAAAAACCATAAACAACGCAGCACTGTCGCAAGACAAATCTAACACAATTACCAGGGTTTCATCGCACTGTTTGATTAATGAAAGCCAAATTGGCACACTGTAAAATGTAACTGGGAAACactgaataaaattattttcatcatcttCAAGTAAATGCCAATAATTTGAAATCTACTCGTATTCCgtattcattatttatttcccATCAATTCTTTGCGGTTTCATGTTAGCTTATCGGATTACTAACTGCACCCACGCGTTCTTGGTTTACCAATTCTCTTCAAATTAATAATTAGATAGTTTTTCGCTTACCTATGTGATTCTGATTACTGTtgcgttttcaaaatttgaggaATGAATAGAatgattctttttctttacttCTATACGAATGTAAAATGACAAGCAGGATTTGAATCATGATCTTCAAGCTTGTAAAAAGttaattgaaatgaatttttatagtAATTAAAAAACATAAAGACGAAAGGAGTTCAGCGGTTTTCAATTGAAGAAGTCGCAACGTAACTAGATGCTGGCTGTgataattattattcttaGGCTGGTGTACGGACGTGCATGCGTGTGAACgcattttcaactttatcgAGTTATAAACTAATATTTATTTAGCAATAGTAAATTTAGTGTCTCGTACATCATGTtgcttttcctcatttttgaCATGATGCATTTATGTACcctgtttttatttcgaaatttatcaAGCGAAATTCCTTATTTCGCTTGATAAGCGATTCAAGGAATTCAGATAGGGTTTATAATCGGCAACATTGGATGAGATAAAACTTTTCGGTAAACTTTTATCTTCTCCTGCTGAAGACAGTCATGCGTTATGATAGTTTTTTGATTGATATATACAAGAAACATATTCAAGGCTTCATACTATGGTTGATTTTATGGCCCTCAATCAAAAGACGTTAGGAATTTCATTGGCtatataaatgaaatattctCTAGCGTGATAAATATTCAGTATCACCTATAATCggctttaaaatttttttggagATATGTTATGGCTATGACTAGAAATCACCAAAATTTCACGTATTATGATGACGCATGACCTTcaccgtaaaaaaaaaatactaattgAGATTCCAGAAtggagaaatgaaaattctgttCTTGCTAATTCTAAATTGCTTGGCTAGAGACGGATTTGTAGGTCACAATCTTAGGAGTAGGTGCTTGCAGGTTTCGAATTTTATATGAGGTCAGTTTtatgaaattgtattttaatgaaattcttcttttttgaTGCTCAGTAAATGCCAAGAAAAATATCATAATATATACGCCAACATAACATGACTAGTTATGATGTTTTCAAGTCATAAAGatgtttgaaataaatttacaaGCCGATTATACGCGATACCGTGATACTAGATATTAACCTTTGTCATGcctgtgaaatatttcttataACGAAAGGATATTTATATATAGTGTGACGTCCCGGTATAAATTGTTATtaacgattaaacgaacttacctaAGTGAAGTTCTATCGTGATTGTATGAGCGCCTCTTCCTTCAGAGATCAATGTGTAGTACCCTTCACTTTCACAGTGTCGCCACAAGCtttaaagtaaaattttttctctccctatGGGTTCCATAGCAACCCATAGTCTGCGATATTGTTTACTGTCATTCTTTTAAAGTTCTACTTGATAAGCCGTAActgaaatacatttttgggGATCGCGTACGAGATTAATGGGTGGGTGGGACTGATCTCTTCGGAAGAGGCGCTCATACAATCACGATAGAACTTCACTtaggtaagttcgtttaatcgtcAATTGTATTTCGCGCCTCTTCCTTCAGAGATTAATGTGTAGCTGTTTAAAGCTAGTTACGGCTGATGAAAAAACTGTTATATTTATTGATTTGTTCAAACATTTACAAATTTATGTAAcagttgaaacaaaaaaaacgcaaGAGTACATGAATACGCATATAATATTATGCACTGCACATTCAAAGAACCAAACAAGTCCACAGACAGACAAAAAACCTTTAATCTCTATTACCGAGAATACCTTCAGCGAATTGCATTTCGTCCGGCAAAATCTCTCGATCGTAGAATCGACCGAAGGTTGCGGACTCCCGTGTCCAACCCGCTGTTTTTCGTATTAAATCGACGCTTACGCCAGCCCGTTTTGCTGCCGACGTAGCGGCGTGACGCGTACTATACgcggaaaaaatgttcacatctGGGCCGCTTATGGACAAAGTCTTTTTTATCCATCGAGATAGCGTCTGCGACGAAACCGCCTTATGAGGTTTCttgaaggaaataaaaaggcTTAAAATTTGTTTACGTAAAACTTTTGTTTTGTCTAAGTAACTTTCAAGAGCCGACGCTAAACATAGAGCCCTGTCTTcagtgaaaattggtaaacGCAATACCGGTTGCTTTTTATTTGGAGCCGAAGTTTTTATTCGGTCTGGAATTTTTATCTCATAAGATTTTTCGTCAACTTTTCGGATATTACGAATATCTATTAACGAAAAAGTTTGCAATCGATGACCTGTCATTAACGCTAGTAACGTAACGAGCTTCATCGAAAGTTGctccaacgaaattttttcatttaacccCCAGCTCGAAAATAATCGTAACACGATTTTCGGGTCCCAAGTCGAATCGTACCGTGGTGCAGAAGGCCTTAATTTTGAAACCCCTTTAAAAAATCGTGTTATCCTCTCATCTTCTCCCAATTTTGAGCCAAGAATGAGTGAAAGCGCTGATCGATAACAGTTCAGCGATCCGTATGACGcgttatttttaaattctcttgTAAGAAAAGATAAAGCGTTTATTGGGGAGCCCTTTAATGGATTGAGACCGGTGGTTGCGCAGAAACATCACCATTTTTTCAGTCCACAATCATACTGCCGAATAGTTGCGTCTGCTAGAGACGCAATGAGAATGTCGATTGATTCCAGTGGGGCATGTCTCAAGATGAGCGCTTCCCTGATAGCCTGCCGGCAACCAATGTAAGTTGCTTCGACAACGGGTGAGGATCCCTGTTGGAAGAATGCAACAGATTATCATCTGgtttgaaaaatacaagaTCGCCAATGACTAACGAGGAGAAAAGGGAGAACCAAGGTTGACCTTCCCAATATGGTACAACAACAATTCCCTCTGCGCGATCCTGGCAAATTTTTCGCAAAGCTCTCGAGATGATTGAGAATGGCGGAAAAGCGTAAAAAAACCATCGATCCCATTTCACGGTAAATGCATCAATCGCGAGTGACTCGGAATCTGGTCGCCAAGAAACATATTGTTCGCATTTCTTATTTGTTCGTGAGGCAAACAGGTCGATCCTTGGCTCACCAAATACCTTTACCATTTTTCGAAACGCATAATCCGCGAGTTCGAATTCCGTCTCGGGCTGTAATTTTCGCGACTCGTAATCTGcatctatatttttttccgatgCAATGTATCCCGCAACGATCCAAATACCTCTAGCTTCGCACCAATCCCAAATTTGTTTCGTTATATTGCTAAGATTATCGAACCGACTGTCTCGCATACGATTTATGTATGCTATCGCGGTGGTGTTGTCGATACGAAGAAGTACGTTGCATTGATTTTCATGACTTAGAAAGCATTTTAGTCCGAAAAATGCGGCAACCAGCTCAAGATGATTAATGTGAAACTTTAAATCATCTGTACTCCAGTGTCCGTTTGCCCGCCGACCTTTACAAGCTGCTCCCCATTCTGTACGCGAAGCATCGGTAAAAATCTCGTAATCGAAAACTGGCTCATTCAAAGGAGCGCTGGCTGAGGCTATATTAACCGTCCACCACTCGATATCTTGTTTTAATTCCTCCGGAATAACCATAGTCATGtcgtaattattattattttcttcgagGGCTAACAATCTGACTTTTTCGAATCGTCTATCGTCTCATATGAATCATACCATATTTCAGCGCTGGACAGCACGAACCGAGAGTACCAATGCAGGATGCAAACTCAcgaatcgaacattttttcatttttataaatttttccaataatttgaGACATCTTTGAATCTTGTCCTCGGGCAATTTGATCGTCATTTTCGCCGAGTCGAAAATAAGCCCTAGATATTTGCATCGCTTGGCAGAAAtcgaacaacattttttatgatttattatGAACCCGAGTTCTTCCAAAATAGCTGCCGtaactcgaaaattttcagcaCACTCAACGTATGATTTTCCGATAAGCAAAATATCGTTCAAGTAGAAAACGGATCTAAAGCCTTGTCTTCTCAGATATGCTGCCACTGGTTTGagtatttttgtaaaatcgaAAGGTGCGACATTTAAACCGAATGGTAAGCAATTAAATTCATAATATACGTCGCTATATTGGAATCGTAAGAACTTACGAGAACTCTTTTCTATCGATACGTGATAATACGCGTCCTTTATATCGATTGACGCCATAAAATAATCAGACTCAATTAATGACTTTACCACTCGCCAATCTTCTATCTTAAAATGTTCCGTATTTATGAAATCATTAAGTTTTTTCAGGTTCAAAATGAATCTTTGCGTACCGTCGGCCTTTAGTactagaaaaatattcgatacAAACTGGTCCGGGGACGGCGTAACCGTCTGTATCGCACCCTTTTCTAATAATTTTCTGATTTCGCACGCGATtgcgaatttttcattattcgacCAATCCGTTTTTTCCCAGATTCGACCCTGGACAGGGAGTGATATGAAGGGAATTCTAAATCCTCTTATCCATTCCCGAATTACAGGATCGACCGATATTTTTAACCATGCGCGATAAAAAAACCGTAATCGGCCCGCAATGATACCTACGCTGGAAATTAACGGCGTCGATCCGGGAACCGCGTCTTTTGAGGATACGTTTTCTTCGTCCTCGAGCCGAATTTGTCGTTCGTCGGTCTCTTTGGCCCGCTCGACGTCCAACTTTTCTTGCGCATTAGCTGTCGCTGCGCCGGCGGGCCCCTCTGGTTTTTTGAGTCCTTGAATTTTGATGGTTTTTCCCGTTGAATAAGGTCCTTCGATACACGTTCAATCGTCTTTGCAgtcttgattttttcttctagaTTCGCCCCGAACAGGAAACCGTCGACTGTCGAACACTTCAAGATTTCTCTCACGGATGAACTGAGATTTGCGAGGATTAAACTCCTGCGAATTTCTGATTCCTCCCTTTGAAGAAACGCCAGGAGTCTTCCTGTGTCACTCAGAATTTCGAGCATCTCCAATCTTTCACGATTGTCCGATCTTAAAGTAATCGAAATGGCTTTTGCCATGGCTGCCATACAAGAAGCACGCGTTCCTGTTTTTCAATTATCCGCTTATCTCTCATCTTTACATTATCTTGTATTGCGGCAATAACCTCCGAGTTCAGCACCGGGGCAACTATGAATTTACAATTTTCcggaatattatatttttccacgaGGTTCTTGCTTTCTTCCTTGGAAAGCCCTTTTTTAAAGATTTCCAACCATCGAATAACAACATCTTTGTGCAGTGATAAGGGCCCTTTTTCTGGTCCGGTTCCAAACGTGGTCTGATAACGTTTAATACGTCTTCGTGGAGATAAGCTTCATGCTCTGGCTGATTTTGATCATTCTTTCCGGTCATACTCGTCTGTTGTTTCGTGTTGACCGGAGGAGGTATCGTTTCAGGCGCCGATAAGCCCCCTAGCAACTGCTCATCGACGATTTCCACCTCGTCGTTTTTTTGAGCCAGTATTTGAGACCCATCTCGCTCTCCCTCCCAATCCTGCGGACTTCGTTGTGAGTCTAAGTCCAATTCTCGCGAGCGACTATGCCCTTGGCGACGAGAATGACCCGAGCGACTACGCTCTGAGCGGCGAGAGTAACCTGAGCGGCTACGCTCTGAGCGATAAGAGTGATCTGAGCGACTACGCTCTGAGCGACGAGAGTGACGTGAATGGCTGCTCGAACGTTGTGATCGACCGATAAACTGTCGTAAGCGACTTTGAGACCGACTGCGACGTTCGGATCTTCGTCTGCATTTTCCGTCCGTCCTGTGACGGGTCCGAGAGCGATCCCGACGATGCGGCGATCTTATTGCTCTATAACCTAAAAGGTGAACGAGCATAATGCCAACACCTGCTTtacatcgttttttcaaacaaaaaaaatttgttctatttttcatcaaatcaaaATATCCCTTTTCGAGGGTCAGACCCCTAGAGACTGAACAATGCGTGTTGTATCCCTTCGTCAAACGAAGGCGTGCGCCTCGATCAGACCGAAGGCACGATGCCGAGCAATCAAATCGCTAGCACAACAACCAGGTATAGAGACCAAAAAATCTTTACAGCAATTGATCTTTCAGAAAGAGTCAATCTGTTTCGCATCTCTTTTTGCCAAGTAAGCATAAGTTATGCTTTGAACTTACGTTTTTTATACCTCTGGTCGATGTTCGTCACTATTTCTTTTAATCTCTCTACCAAATCCTTATTTTCCTTCTTCTCCCTCGACGCTGAATGATCGTGACTCCTCttctttcccattttttgcgtttttattaatatttgcgTATGACGATGCTGACACAAAGCGAAAGAATGACAGTAAACAATATCGCAGACTATGGGTTGCTATGGAACCCatagggagagaaaaaattttactttaaaGCTTGTGGCGGCACTGTGAAAGTGAGGGGTACTACACATTGATCTCTGAAGGAAGAGGCGCGAAATACAATTACCGTGGTCGTAAACGATGCTTCAGTTTCGGTCAGCTGGGAGAGACCGGGGATTGAAGCGATGTCGCTTGACAAGCGGATCCTTTTTGGTTATATTTTGAGTAAAACCCACTTACTTTTACGCTGATGCTTAGGGTTTACGTGGATTGTGCTCGACGTCTGCAAGACGGTCCGATCCCTTGTTCTCGGGTCACCCGATATGTAGCCGACGGCGATTAGAGAGAGATGAGTAGAGGATAACAAGTGGAACCGTTGTTCGCGGATATATTCGCGCGGGTGCAATAAAAACGGAACTCCGCGCGTTAAGtatttaaaacaataaaattatattcaaaataatgagttgatgatgcgatacaattttgaatgGGTTTTAATATTTGTCAGTGCGACCAAAGCCGGAGGAGAACCGATCGGTTTCGTTCGTGAATGAAGAGACTCACTACtcttttgcatttttctcACTGACTCCGGCTATCTTGTCCGAGTCAGTCGAAAATGCTTAGGCCGAGGTTCCCATGATCTTGGATTGATGCTTCAGCATTTTCTCATGGCAAACCGTCTCACGGCGTTCGTCGCTGCTGATTTGCGTTTTCTTATCGAAGAGACGGACCGCGAGCGGTTCGTctcttcgaataattattctaTTAACGTAATTTACTacgttaattatttattatatttctatagattccGTTAggcaaaaatcaaaacgaatcTCCAGGACGTAACAATAGAGATCGATATACAGGAACATTTTATACGTAACCGGTGATTAACTAACCGTCGACTAACTTTTATGAAAAGTGAAGTTTTTGGAAATgagacaaataaataaaaagatacGTCTAATTTTTGAACATGTTGAAATGGATCACAGACCCAAGCCCGTACAAAAATCTTTCGCAGTAATTACGCTATGAGTTAAGCTGATTTTGGGTCCAATTTATAACACAAATTGttataatttcaatatttatgtcGGTCGATTCTGTATGTTTAGCTATGATGCACtgatttcataaaattaataattcgaGAGACGCACACCCACGGTTTAATTCTTACCGGTGGCGGACTTCTAAAAATAAACGTATAACACAACTCATGGACAATCTCACGTAAATAACGAAggcacaaaaaaatataacaaatGCGGCGGCGGGAAAGCGAAGACACACGTGATAcggcattttgtttatttgccCCAAACGATTTGAAGATAAAGATACAGATGTCAAACCATTAAATATTAAGCCACGCCCGAAGGTCGCACAATAAATCGCACGGGACGGGATAATGTTATAGTTtatatgaaaaacaattgttcGCCCTGCCTACCGTCAACGTTAGTATTTGATAGCGCGGTGAACTTTAACGAATCGTATTGCTGGAGAGATACAACCTCATAGGTGACCCCATTGGCGACGTCCACGTATGTCCCAGCCGACTGAGATTTCCATAAAAGTGAGCTGGACCCACAAAAACTGCGAATTATTTCTTCTACAAGACTCCAGGAGGGCGATGGAAGCCGAAATGTCCCCGGATTGCACGGCAGATGGTCTTTTTCTTCGTAGAGTAATAGTAGGTGGTGACGGCCAGTTCCGTTCACCGATGATAAAAGGTATATTTCTCGCTGTCGGGATGTCGTATCTCATAGCTTTCGCAGAGATCGCTCACTACCTTCGAAGAGCGTACAGGGCGAACTAATCGACTACCGAAAATCTACCTCGCCGTCTCGTTGAACCGTCAGATAAGTGGGGATGAGAGAAAGACCCAGACTCATTACAAATTGGAAGAGCTTCCTTGAATTAGCTTAAAGCTGGCTTTGTAGGTTATATACCCTGCGAACTCGATAGATGCATTAGCGATGGAACCGGCTCTGTAGTGTCCTCATCATGCAGCTACACCCATCGGTAAACAGTGCATAATGGGAAAAATTTTATCTATCGAAGCTGCTTCTATTGAGTTCGTAATGTAACGTCTCTTTGGCTCCACAGTTTGTTgaaaccgagaaaaaaatgaccccTACTACCGTGAATGGCtctattgagaaaaaatatagactCGGCGAGTTTCAGGCGAGCAGATAACAGAACTGTCAATGTACCCGTCCCTGGACTCTACGGAGTTTCTGATACTATAAAACTTGTTTCACCGAATGAAAtacttgttttcttttcttttatttcataaataaTAATGTGTTTTGCTTTACTATTTCAAAATAAGATTCGAGGAGACACTTGCAGATTCTACGAAGTGCTCAAAAGGTGACTCTGCAGCAGGAAGATGTTACGGTGGTTTCGCAAGAATATCAACGGTCGTTAACCAAGCTCGAAATTCCTCAATGCCTACACTTTTCTTAGATGCTGGTGACACTTACGATGGTAGCATATGGTTTACCGTTTACAAGTGGGAGATCGTATCAAAGTTCTTAAATATATTAGCACCAAATGCGAGTGTAagttaattaaatttatatcacTAACAATTCTTTATGAGGCTTGGACGAATATCGGTCAGGATCAGAAGAATAATGTGATTGGGGAGACTTGTCTAAAATCCGCACCGTAAAGAACCAAACAAATATTGCGACATTTTAAGTCGTCGGCGATTTACACGATTTACGACTCCGAATGTCATGCCTCAGTTTCCTATTTTAGTTTATACAAATATGTcagtttttaacaaaaaacaaatatgCATAATTATTCTTATTGATATTCTTATTTTTGGAACATTGGAAATGAGGCGTTGCAGGAGAAAAACGCCAAGCCTGTATGATATTGAAAGATAAACTGATTCCATCAAACCCTATTGCATAGAATTTTATTAATCTATTGATCATAAGAATAACTGGTTAATTATTCGTATCCTTATTTAGTCACTAGgcaatcacgagttcgaccaGGGGCTAGAGGGTTTAAAGCCATATCTAGCAAGGGCATCGTATCCCATAGTAGCGTCTAATGTGGATCTAAAAAACAACGCTTTATTACCCCGTTCGTCATTGTCAAATAGTACGATAGTGGAATTCAATGGAACGCGGATTGGTATTATCGGATATGTGACGCCAAACACAATGTACGAAGGAAATCCAggaaatgtcgatttttttgatgaaataaaatcaataCAGCGTGAAGTTGATAAATTGCGCGCTAACGGCATTGAAATCTTCATTGCCCTTGGTCATTCGGGTATCGATATGGACCTACAAATTGCACGCGAAGTTGATGGTCTTGATATGATCGTCGGTGGCCATTCGCACACTTTTCTTTATACTGGCGAACCACCTGACAGTGAGAAAACTAATTACACATATCCTATAAAGGTCGAGAGGGAAGATGGCTCAATAGTTTATGTTGTTCAAGCCTACGCGTACACAAAATATTTGGGTAATATAACAGTAGGTTTTGACCGAACTGGTAATGTCACAAATATTGCCGGAAGACCTATACTCTTGAACAAAGAAATTGAAcaggtaatttttcaaaattcttactTTTCATATAATTCTTTCAGCTCTacatcatattttttattatgaaaagttgaagGTGTACTTGGTGTGTGTCATATCGCTTCTAATCATTAGTATTCATGGATGCGAAGCAACGAATGTccacaataaaatatttttctagttTTTGTTCTTAATAACTTATGGCTAGTGATGAAACTGTCAAAGTTCATTCGAAAGTATAAACAATCTCATTTATCGAATGCTCAACATCCTTTAGAAGCTTGAAGGCACCGTAATTAAATCgacgaaatgttttttaacATGAAGTTACTAATAATTGTAGGATCCAGATGTTCTCGCAGAATTGGAGAAATGGCGGGCTCCCGTTACTACTTTGGAAAATACCATAGTAGGTAAAACCAAAGTTTTTCTCGATGGTCAGTGGAATAGCTGCAGGAAACAAGAATGCAACCTGGGGAATCTTATCACAGATGCAATGATCGATTATGTGAGTTTCATAACTATGACTTTTATGAACTTGTTCGGATATttctttggaaatttattctcCGTGCATATGTATTTCTCTAATTAATATAGCAAtcttattttcataaaatttaattgCAGAACCTGAAACATTTCAATGGGTCTGATGCTTGGACCGATGCTGCTATTGCTATTCATGAAAGCGGGTCAATTAGAGCTTCAATACCTAGAACTAATGATGGCAAGGTagtgaattttcataaaaataccTGAGTCCATTACTTTCCATTATTCTACGGGAAAGTTTAATAGAATAatgtttttccacattttacaGATCACCATGAGCGATATTTGGACAGTTCTGCCGTACAATGACGAGATGATGAAAGTTACAGTCACCGGAAAAGAAATCTTACATGCTCTGGAATGGAGTGTCTATTCACTAGAGCAAAATCAAACTGCAAACTTTAAAGGTGCTTACCTCCAAGTTTCAGGACTACGGGTAAGAAAATCAAGAGATGCGGTAGCGTgttgacgccaagtattgaaagaaaaaaaagagccaTCGCGAGGATTGCTGCACTCTACTGTACACGAATATGTCGGTTTTATAACTTCAAAACGATTTCAAATCGTATAGCGAAGGTGCTAAACGCCGTGCTATAATAGAGCAGCTTAATTCACGAGTATCGTATACTATAAAAGGTATTATTGAGCAATGAATCCCGGTAACAAAAGACATATAAATTCAGAAATGGCATTTGATAGCGCCGTTTTTTCTGCAGCATGAAGAAAACCAGATAAGCAAGGATCTAGAAATTgtcaaaattaaaattttccacGAATACAATCCAACCtaataaaaaaaggttttagcaaaattttaatgacaccattgaaaaaagtgatcTCAAAAATAGTTGACAAGGCAGCTTATGAATTTCTTCAATGACGTTTTCATAGTGAATAATCCCCTAGAAAAGGGTACATGCGAAATGTGTCTTTCAAGCGTTAAAGTGTTAAATTCCCAGTGATTACAGTTTTTTA
Proteins encoded in this window:
- the LOC122417751 gene encoding protein 5NUC-like; the protein is MSQPTEISIKVSWTHKNCELFLLQDSRRAMEAEMSPDCTADGLFLRRVIVGGDGQFRSPMIKGIFLAVGMSYLIAFAEIAHYLRRAFEETLADSTKCSKGDSAAGRCYGGFARISTVVNQARNSSMPTLFLDAGDTYDGSIWFTVYKWEIVSKFLNILAPNASSLGNHEFDQGLEGLKPYLARASYPIVASNVDLKNNALLPRSSLSNSTIVEFNGTRIGIIGYVTPNTMYEGNPGNVDFFDEIKSIQREVDKLRANGIEIFIALGHSGIDMDLQIAREVDGLDMIVGGHSHTFLYTGEPPDSEKTNYTYPIKVEREDGSIVYVVQAYAYTKYLGNITVGFDRTGNVTNIAGRPILLNKEIEQDPDVLAELEKWRAPVTTLENTIVGKTKVFLDGQWNSCRKQECNLGNLITDAMIDYNLKHFNGSDAWTDAAIAIHESGSIRASIPRTNDGKITMSDIWTVLPYNDEMMKVTVTGKEILHALEWSVYSLEQNQTANFKGAYLQVSGLRVKYDLMQSPGSKVLYTEVRCTICDIPSFSEINIEANYTILLTGYLARGGDGFNVFKKSLVSHTEPR